Proteins encoded within one genomic window of Bacillus thuringiensis:
- a CDS encoding DMT family transporter — protein sequence MFNKKSMPAIKMILSMSIFGSIGFFSVQTGLPSFELVFVRCICATIFLALCWLVTGQYKSEKWNKKEVIQILACGVFLVFNWVFLFKAFEVMSITIAISVYHLAPIIVLMIGSIVFKERLTMFAVLSIAICFIGTVLVAGVDGNVSLEKLMSSGMVWALLAALFYAFTTLLGKGIRHTSAYAMTFLQTFLGIFLLLPFVDFGKFQGLTEMNWMMITATGLIHTGFVYYLFFDSLRDLSTRMISVLVFLDPAVAILLDTVFTGFRPTSMQVVGIILIFVGMAFTFRKTKGEKIVVEEKVYSEL from the coding sequence GTGTTCAATAAAAAATCAATGCCGGCTATAAAAATGATCCTTTCGATGTCTATTTTCGGATCAATTGGATTTTTTTCTGTTCAAACAGGTTTACCGTCTTTTGAATTAGTATTCGTTCGTTGCATTTGTGCGACTATATTTTTAGCATTATGTTGGCTCGTAACAGGACAGTATAAAAGTGAGAAATGGAATAAAAAAGAAGTTATACAAATATTAGCATGCGGTGTATTTCTCGTTTTTAACTGGGTATTTTTATTTAAAGCGTTTGAAGTTATGTCGATTACAATTGCGATTTCAGTTTATCATCTTGCACCAATTATTGTATTAATGATTGGTAGTATCGTATTTAAAGAGAGACTTACAATGTTTGCTGTTTTGTCTATTGCCATTTGTTTTATCGGTACAGTTTTAGTAGCTGGGGTAGATGGTAATGTATCGCTTGAGAAACTTATGTCATCTGGCATGGTATGGGCACTTCTTGCAGCACTATTTTATGCTTTTACCACTTTATTAGGAAAAGGAATTCGGCATACGAGTGCATATGCGATGACATTTTTACAAACGTTTTTAGGTATATTTTTATTGCTACCATTCGTAGATTTTGGCAAGTTTCAAGGGTTAACAGAGATGAACTGGATGATGATCACAGCGACAGGACTTATACATACGGGGTTTGTATATTACTTATTTTTTGACAGTTTAAGAGATTTATCTACTAGAATGATTTCTGTATTAGTATTTTTAGATCCTGCTGTTGCGATACTATTAGACACAGTCTTTACCGGATTTAGACCGACTAGTATGCAAGTAGTAGGGATTATCCTTATATTTGTAGGAATGGCTTTTACTTTTCGAAAAACGAAAGGTGAAAAAATAGTGGTAGAAGAAAAAGTGTATTCGGAATTGTGA
- a CDS encoding S-layer homology domain-containing protein, which translates to MREMKKLVKIATSLTLMGGIFVSANGVSANTDVTQKSSPNIMIEFDDVTTDHWAYDEITNLVYHRIMYGYGNGKFGTEDNITREQAAAVLHRALGLKRSVFDGNPYGDISGKSTMFPYEILHLTNIGIFKGDENGNFRPKDTLTRAELAQILTKAYELKAKSPHTFTDIRENYWARDAISALQSNKVAVGTGDGEFQPEMLVTRGQFAKFLQRSIDNSPGKME; encoded by the coding sequence ATGAGAGAGATGAAAAAGCTAGTAAAGATCGCGACATCACTAACTTTAATGGGGGGAATATTTGTAAGTGCAAATGGTGTGTCTGCAAATACAGATGTTACTCAAAAATCTAGTCCTAATATTATGATAGAGTTTGATGATGTAACAACAGATCATTGGGCATATGATGAAATTACAAATTTAGTATATCATCGCATTATGTATGGCTATGGAAATGGTAAGTTTGGGACAGAAGATAATATAACACGTGAACAGGCAGCGGCAGTGCTACATCGTGCACTTGGTTTAAAAAGAAGTGTATTTGATGGGAATCCATATGGGGATATTAGCGGGAAGTCAACAATGTTTCCTTACGAAATTTTACATTTAACAAATATCGGTATTTTTAAAGGCGACGAAAATGGAAACTTCCGTCCGAAAGATACACTGACTCGTGCAGAACTAGCACAAATTTTAACGAAAGCATATGAGTTGAAAGCGAAGAGTCCGCATACATTTACAGATATACGAGAAAACTATTGGGCAAGAGATGCAATTAGCGCATTACAGTCTAATAAAGTAGCGGTAGGAACGGGAGATGGCGAGTTCCAGCCTGAAATGCTCGTTACACGTGGGCAATTTGCGAAGTTTTTACAACGGTCAATTGATAATTCTCCAGGGAAAATGGAATAG
- a CDS encoding S-layer homology domain-containing protein — translation MKKNMLRIMATVTIMGGLFVSTNVPNVKAEEYPEMIVFDDVPVNYWAYDDIMDVVYNKVMLGYGNGKFGVGDNVTREQVAAVLYRTLNLKKEGPLKNPYKDISERATMFLDEILVLTEHGIFKGDEKGNFRPTASVTRAEMAQILTNAFTFEVKKNHTFKDVPNNHWAKNAISALQSNHVIVGTGNGKFEPNTVVTREQYATFLNRAVFYFPVKDEDYE, via the coding sequence ATGAAGAAGAACATGTTACGTATAATGGCAACGGTAACTATTATGGGCGGCTTGTTTGTAAGTACGAATGTTCCAAACGTAAAAGCAGAAGAATATCCAGAAATGATTGTGTTTGATGACGTTCCAGTAAACTACTGGGCATATGACGATATAATGGACGTAGTATACAATAAAGTAATGTTAGGCTATGGAAATGGTAAGTTTGGTGTAGGTGATAATGTAACAAGAGAACAAGTAGCGGCAGTACTGTATCGTACATTGAATTTGAAAAAGGAAGGACCTTTAAAAAATCCATACAAAGATATTTCTGAGAGGGCAACAATGTTTTTAGATGAAATTTTAGTATTAACAGAGCATGGTATTTTTAAAGGCGATGAAAAAGGAAACTTTAGGCCAACTGCATCAGTAACACGCGCAGAAATGGCGCAAATTCTTACAAACGCATTTACATTTGAGGTGAAGAAGAACCATACATTTAAAGATGTACCAAATAATCATTGGGCAAAAAATGCGATTAGTGCACTGCAGTCTAATCATGTCATAGTAGGAACAGGAAATGGGAAATTTGAACCGAATACAGTTGTAACACGTGAGCAATATGCAACGTTTTTAAATAGAGCTGTTTTTTATTTTCCTGTAAAAGATGAAGATTATGAATGA
- a CDS encoding S-layer homology domain-containing protein, whose translation MKKKILKVATALTIMGGVAFSAEGTTAKAELAAKPQQASQAIFKDVPAGHWSYEAIQTLAEHEIMLGYGNGVFGFGHNVTREQVAALIYRTIDFSEAFEEGDILENPYKDINEKSTMFLEEILVLTELGIFNGDGTGNFRPKDTLTRAEMAQVLTVAYELEVKATKGFKDVPKGYWAENAINAVASNGISVGDGKGNFAPNMKVTREQYAQFLFKTIFE comes from the coding sequence TTGAAGAAAAAGATTCTAAAAGTAGCAACAGCTTTAACAATTATGGGTGGAGTAGCATTTAGTGCTGAAGGGACTACAGCAAAAGCTGAATTAGCTGCAAAGCCACAACAAGCAAGTCAGGCAATCTTTAAAGATGTACCAGCAGGACACTGGTCTTATGAAGCAATTCAAACTTTAGCAGAACACGAAATTATGCTTGGTTATGGAAATGGTGTATTCGGTTTTGGACATAACGTAACTCGTGAACAAGTAGCCGCTTTAATTTATCGCACAATCGATTTCAGTGAAGCATTCGAGGAAGGCGATATTCTTGAAAATCCATACAAAGATATTAATGAAAAGTCAACAATGTTCTTAGAAGAAATTTTAGTATTAACAGAATTAGGTATCTTTAATGGTGATGGAACTGGAAACTTTAGACCGAAAGATACATTAACACGTGCAGAAATGGCACAAGTGCTTACAGTAGCATATGAGTTAGAAGTAAAAGCAACAAAAGGATTTAAAGATGTACCAAAAGGGTATTGGGCAGAAAATGCGATTAATGCAGTAGCTTCAAATGGTATTTCAGTAGGAGATGGGAAGGGTAACTTTGCTCCAAACATGAAAGTAACACGTGAACAATATGCGCAGTTCTTATTTAAAACAATTTTTGAATAA
- the aceB gene encoding malate synthase A produces MSTQTSRVTLVGEMLPAYNEILTPEALSFLKELHETFNERRIELLQKRVEKQQKIDAGEFPKFLEETKHIREADWTIAKLPKDLEDRRVEITGPVDRKMVINALNSGAHLFMADFEDSNSPTWENAIEGQINLRDAVKGTISHKNENGKEYRLKSKTAVLIVRPRGWHLEEKHMQVDGKNMSGSLVDFGLYFFHNAKALLAKGSGPYFYLPKMESYLEARLWNDVFVFSQKYIGIPNGTIKATVLLETIHASFEMDEILYELKEHSAGLNCGRWDYIFSFLKGFRNHNEFLLPDRAQVTMTAPFMRAYSLKVIQTCHRRNAPAIGGMAAQIPIKNNPEANEAAFEKVRADKEREALDGHDGTWVAHPGLVPVAMEIFNHIMKTPNQIFRKREEIHVTEKDLLEVPVGTITEEGLRMNISVGIQYIASWLSGRGAAPIYNLMEDAATAEISRAQVWQWIRHEGGKLNDGRNITLELVEELKEEELAKIEREIGKEAFKKGRFQEATTLFTNLVRNDEFVPFLTLPGYEIL; encoded by the coding sequence ATGTCGACGCAAACTTCACGGGTTACACTCGTGGGAGAAATGTTACCAGCGTACAACGAAATATTGACACCTGAGGCGCTTAGTTTTTTAAAGGAACTACATGAAACTTTCAATGAGCGCCGCATAGAACTTTTACAAAAACGTGTGGAAAAACAACAGAAAATTGATGCAGGAGAGTTTCCGAAGTTTTTAGAAGAAACAAAGCACATACGTGAAGCTGATTGGACAATTGCTAAATTGCCAAAAGATTTAGAGGATCGCCGCGTAGAGATTACTGGCCCAGTAGATAGAAAGATGGTTATTAACGCTTTAAATTCAGGAGCACATCTTTTTATGGCGGATTTTGAAGATTCGAATTCACCAACTTGGGAAAATGCGATTGAAGGTCAAATAAATTTACGAGATGCAGTAAAGGGAACGATTTCACATAAAAATGAAAACGGAAAAGAATATCGTCTAAAGAGTAAAACAGCAGTATTAATTGTGCGCCCAAGAGGATGGCATTTAGAAGAAAAACATATGCAAGTTGACGGGAAGAATATGTCTGGTAGCTTAGTAGATTTCGGACTTTACTTTTTCCATAATGCGAAAGCCCTTTTAGCAAAAGGAAGCGGGCCATACTTTTACTTACCGAAAATGGAAAGCTATTTAGAAGCAAGGCTATGGAATGATGTTTTTGTATTTTCTCAAAAATATATCGGTATTCCAAACGGAACGATTAAAGCGACGGTATTACTGGAAACGATTCACGCTTCGTTTGAAATGGATGAAATTTTGTATGAGCTTAAAGAACATTCTGCTGGATTAAATTGCGGAAGATGGGATTATATTTTTAGCTTTCTAAAGGGCTTCCGTAATCATAATGAATTTTTACTTCCAGATAGAGCGCAAGTCACGATGACGGCGCCGTTTATGCGCGCGTATTCTTTGAAAGTAATTCAAACGTGTCACCGTCGCAATGCACCAGCTATTGGAGGAATGGCAGCACAAATTCCGATTAAAAACAATCCAGAAGCGAATGAAGCAGCTTTTGAAAAAGTGCGTGCGGATAAGGAGCGCGAAGCTTTAGACGGTCATGACGGGACTTGGGTTGCCCACCCGGGACTTGTACCAGTCGCAATGGAAATATTTAATCACATTATGAAAACACCGAATCAAATCTTTAGAAAACGAGAAGAAATACATGTAACAGAAAAGGATTTATTAGAAGTACCAGTGGGAACGATTACAGAAGAAGGCCTTCGTATGAATATTAGTGTAGGCATTCAATATATTGCATCTTGGTTAAGTGGACGGGGAGCAGCACCAATTTATAACTTAATGGAAGATGCGGCAACAGCGGAAATTTCTAGGGCACAAGTATGGCAATGGATTCGTCATGAAGGTGGAAAACTAAATGATGGCCGTAATATTACGCTTGAACTAGTGGAAGAGCTAAAAGAAGAAGAATTAGCAAAAATAGAAAGAGAGATTGGTAAAGAAGCCTTTAAGAAAGGGAGATTCCAAGAGGCGACAACGTTGTTTACAAATCTCGTTCGGAATGATGAATTCGTACCATTTTTAACATTACCGGGTTATGAAATTTTATAA
- the aceA gene encoding isocitrate lyase — MKNERIEKLQESWELDNRWKGITRPYSAEDVIRLRGSIDIEHTLARRGAEKLWASLHTEDYINALGALTGNQAMQQVKAGLKAIYLSGWQVAADANLSGHMYPDQSLYPANSVPAVVKRINQTLQRADQIQHMEGSGDTDYFVPIVADAEAGFGGQLNVFELMKGMIEAGASGVHFEDQLSSEKKCGHLGGKVLLPTQTAVRNLISARLAADVMGVPTIIVARTDADAADLITSDIDPVDKAFITGERTPEGFYRTKAGLDQAIARGLAYAPYADLVWCETSEPNLEDAKRFADAIHKEHPGKLLAYNCSPSFNWKQKLDEKTIASFQKEIASYGYKFQFVTLAGFHSLNYGMFELARGYKERGMAAYSELQQAEFAAEKHGYSATRHQREVGTGYFDEVAQVITGGTSSTTALKGSTEEAQFTK, encoded by the coding sequence ATGAAAAACGAAAGAATCGAGAAATTACAAGAGAGCTGGGAACTAGATAATCGCTGGAAAGGGATCACACGTCCATATTCGGCAGAAGATGTAATTCGCCTGCGCGGATCAATTGATATTGAACATACATTAGCGCGCCGCGGTGCTGAAAAGCTTTGGGCGTCGCTTCATACGGAAGATTACATTAACGCACTTGGTGCATTAACAGGAAACCAAGCGATGCAACAAGTAAAAGCTGGGTTAAAAGCAATTTATTTAAGTGGCTGGCAAGTAGCGGCTGATGCAAATCTTTCTGGCCATATGTATCCAGACCAAAGTTTATATCCAGCGAACAGTGTACCGGCTGTAGTAAAACGAATTAATCAAACGCTTCAACGTGCGGATCAAATTCAGCATATGGAAGGAAGCGGTGATACAGATTATTTCGTGCCGATTGTAGCAGATGCAGAAGCTGGATTTGGCGGACAATTAAATGTATTTGAACTGATGAAAGGTATGATTGAAGCAGGTGCATCTGGCGTGCATTTTGAAGATCAATTATCTTCAGAGAAGAAATGCGGTCATTTAGGCGGAAAAGTATTACTACCAACGCAAACAGCGGTGCGTAATTTAATTTCTGCACGCCTTGCTGCAGATGTAATGGGAGTGCCGACAATTATCGTTGCAAGAACAGATGCGGATGCGGCAGATTTAATTACGAGCGATATCGATCCTGTTGATAAAGCGTTTATTACAGGAGAAAGGACACCAGAAGGATTTTACCGTACGAAAGCAGGTCTTGATCAAGCGATTGCACGTGGTTTAGCATACGCTCCTTATGCAGACCTCGTTTGGTGTGAAACATCTGAACCGAATTTAGAAGATGCAAAACGATTTGCGGACGCAATTCATAAAGAGCATCCAGGGAAATTGCTTGCATACAACTGTTCACCTTCATTTAACTGGAAACAAAAACTAGATGAGAAAACAATTGCGAGCTTCCAAAAAGAAATCGCATCTTACGGTTATAAGTTCCAGTTCGTAACACTTGCTGGATTCCACTCATTAAACTACGGCATGTTTGAATTAGCACGAGGCTATAAAGAGCGCGGCATGGCAGCGTACTCTGAACTACAGCAAGCAGAATTCGCAGCAGAAAAACATGGCTACTCTGCAACTCGTCATCAACGAGAAGTAGGAACAGGTTACTTTGATGAAGTAGCACAAGTAATTACAGGCGGTACTTCATCAACGACAGCATTAAAAGGATCTACGGAAGAGGCGCAGTTTACGAAATAA
- a CDS encoding phosphotransferase: MSNYANEEKLTGGNVSNVYRSENTVRRELKPDSAKIHTLLQHLEKKGFHHAPKFLGIDEKDREILSFIEGEAGNYPLKEYMRSNDVLKEIAKMLRLYHDAVSDFPLSDDWKPMDHTPNNIEVLCHNDFAIYNIIFNQEKPVGIIDFDVAAPGPRIWDIAYTLYTCVPLSRVYYTESGKAIHYESAQHADSIKERVKLFVQSYGKSMDEDYLGMVLLRLEALCTYIKRKANEGDLNFQRMIDEGHLEHYEKDMKFIREHRAEWI, from the coding sequence ATGTCAAACTACGCTAACGAAGAAAAACTAACTGGCGGAAACGTCTCAAACGTATATCGTTCTGAAAATACTGTTCGGCGAGAATTAAAGCCAGACAGTGCAAAAATTCATACATTATTACAGCACTTAGAAAAGAAAGGTTTTCATCATGCTCCAAAGTTTTTAGGTATAGATGAAAAAGATAGAGAAATTTTATCCTTTATTGAAGGAGAAGCTGGGAATTATCCGTTAAAAGAATATATGCGATCTAATGATGTGTTAAAAGAAATTGCAAAGATGCTCCGCCTGTACCATGATGCTGTAAGTGATTTTCCTTTATCAGATGATTGGAAACCGATGGATCATACCCCAAATAATATTGAGGTTTTATGCCATAACGATTTTGCCATATACAATATTATTTTTAATCAAGAAAAACCAGTAGGCATTATTGATTTCGATGTTGCTGCTCCTGGACCAAGAATTTGGGATATCGCTTATACGCTGTATACTTGTGTACCTTTAAGTAGAGTGTATTATACAGAATCAGGTAAGGCAATTCATTATGAATCGGCACAACATGCTGACTCTATAAAAGAAAGAGTAAAATTATTTGTCCAGTCCTACGGTAAAAGTATGGATGAAGATTACTTAGGAATGGTGTTACTGCGATTAGAAGCTTTATGTACATATATAAAACGAAAAGCAAACGAAGGCGACTTAAATTTCCAAAGAATGATTGACGAAGGACATTTAGAACATTATGAAAAAGATATGAAGTTTATTCGTGAGCATAGAGCTGAGTGGATTTGA
- a CDS encoding DUF6584 family protein — protein MTAKIPKKILKKIEEDIENNNFGKARDRLHGLISTYPNELYLRKQLGDIYYKLQYPEMAGRYWYLEEHKTDIMHESCLLFEKSMGNDPYHISRALKFKGDSIHIKRLDKDQNLSLVQKTVVEELVYEYQETWQDKLVPLSCLVFLAFLLFSAIVGIFTIWNWIF, from the coding sequence ATGACAGCCAAAATCCCTAAAAAAATATTAAAGAAAATTGAAGAGGATATTGAAAATAATAATTTTGGTAAGGCAAGAGATAGACTACATGGCCTCATCTCTACATACCCAAATGAATTATATCTTCGAAAACAACTCGGAGACATTTATTATAAATTGCAATATCCAGAAATGGCTGGACGTTACTGGTATTTAGAGGAACATAAAACAGACATTATGCATGAATCATGTTTATTATTTGAAAAATCAATGGGAAATGATCCTTATCATATTTCACGTGCTTTAAAATTCAAAGGAGATTCTATCCATATAAAGAGGTTAGATAAAGATCAAAATTTATCTTTAGTACAGAAAACAGTAGTAGAAGAATTAGTTTATGAGTATCAGGAAACATGGCAAGATAAGTTAGTCCCACTTAGCTGTCTAGTATTTCTTGCTTTCCTTCTTTTTTCTGCCATTGTTGGTATATTCACTATATGGAATTGGATTTTTTAA
- the cspA gene encoding RNA chaperone/antiterminator CspA, giving the protein MAVTGQVKWFNNEKGFGFIEVPGENDVFVHFSAIETDGFKSLEEGQKVSFEIEDGNRGPQAKNVIKL; this is encoded by the coding sequence ATGGCAGTAACAGGACAAGTAAAATGGTTTAACAACGAAAAAGGATTCGGTTTCATCGAAGTTCCAGGCGAAAACGATGTATTCGTACATTTCTCTGCAATCGAAACTGACGGTTTCAAATCTCTAGAAGAAGGTCAAAAAGTTAGCTTCGAAATCGAAGATGGTAACCGTGGACCTCAAGCTAAAAACGTAATCAAACTATAA
- a CDS encoding competence protein ComK, whose protein sequence is MESKVERYVENYVVNKNTMALLPVILSEKKIVTRVVEVQDSFFVFQKPLDIIERSCRKHGSSFLGRKEGTKELTHITHKAPIAISPTDQLYFFPTYSYSRKECAWLSHFYIESNKELKDGNLIIRFINGFAVKLEISKTSFENQQNRTAKLRTEYEDRRKKQGNPCFKEVDKIEESKLKPAYEKVYFVKEGEV, encoded by the coding sequence ATGGAAAGTAAAGTAGAACGCTATGTCGAAAACTATGTTGTAAATAAAAATACAATGGCCTTACTTCCTGTAATTCTCAGTGAAAAGAAAATTGTTACGCGAGTTGTTGAAGTGCAAGACTCTTTTTTCGTATTTCAAAAACCTCTAGATATTATAGAAAGAAGTTGCCGCAAGCATGGTTCTAGTTTCTTAGGCAGAAAAGAAGGAACGAAAGAGTTAACTCACATTACACATAAAGCACCAATTGCGATTAGTCCGACCGATCAACTTTATTTTTTCCCTACCTATTCGTATTCTAGAAAAGAGTGCGCGTGGTTGTCTCATTTTTATATTGAAAGCAATAAAGAATTAAAAGATGGAAATCTTATTATTCGATTTATAAATGGCTTTGCGGTGAAGTTAGAGATATCGAAAACTAGCTTTGAAAATCAACAAAATCGTACAGCGAAATTGCGTACTGAATATGAAGACCGTAGAAAAAAACAAGGAAATCCTTGTTTTAAAGAGGTTGATAAAATTGAAGAATCTAAATTGAAACCGGCATATGAGAAAGTGTATTTTGTGAAAGAAGGCGAAGTGTAA
- a CDS encoding TVP38/TMEM64 family protein, with the protein MDFQTIKEYFSPENMDHIVESYKAFGPLLGIGLPMIEALIPALPLIVFVLANAVAFGFWLGFLYSWLGSVMGALLVFFIIRHFGRSRFFSFVNKHEKVRKAMGWIERKGFAPIFVIFCFPFTPSALINVVAGLSRISVKQFGLALAFGKLVMIFILTYIGHDLMSFIHNPVKSVIVAIGIFILWYVGKKIEVKLELQ; encoded by the coding sequence ATGGATTTTCAGACAATCAAAGAGTATTTTTCACCAGAAAATATGGATCATATTGTTGAAAGCTATAAAGCGTTCGGACCACTTCTTGGTATTGGGTTACCGATGATAGAGGCGCTAATTCCAGCATTGCCACTCATCGTATTTGTACTGGCCAATGCTGTTGCATTTGGATTTTGGCTCGGTTTTCTTTATTCTTGGCTTGGATCAGTAATGGGTGCCTTACTTGTCTTTTTCATAATCCGCCATTTTGGCCGAAGTCGTTTCTTTTCTTTTGTGAATAAGCATGAGAAAGTACGAAAGGCAATGGGATGGATTGAAAGGAAAGGGTTCGCGCCGATTTTCGTCATATTTTGTTTTCCGTTTACACCGTCTGCGCTTATAAATGTTGTTGCTGGTCTATCACGCATTAGTGTAAAACAGTTTGGCCTTGCGCTCGCGTTCGGAAAGCTTGTGATGATTTTTATTTTAACGTATATCGGTCATGATTTAATGTCATTTATTCATAATCCGGTGAAATCAGTCATTGTAGCGATTGGTATTTTTATTTTATGGTATGTCGGTAAGAAAATCGAAGTAAAGTTAGAACTACAGTAA
- the lepB gene encoding signal peptidase I has translation MKKTLKKEGIEWIRTILIGVLLAVFFRTFFFSTYVVEGKSMMPTLQDGNMLVVNKVSYQVGDLNRFDVVVFHANKKEDYVKRIIGLPGDQIEYKHDKLYINGQFVDEPYLETYKKEIDGRQLTGDFKLEELTKEKSVPPGYIFVVGDNRLGSWDSRHFGFVKADTVVGKVDLRYWPIQEVQTNFSKG, from the coding sequence ATGAAGAAAACTTTGAAAAAAGAAGGCATAGAGTGGATACGAACAATTTTAATTGGTGTATTATTAGCTGTATTTTTTCGAACGTTTTTCTTTTCAACGTACGTTGTAGAGGGGAAGTCAATGATGCCGACATTGCAAGATGGCAATATGCTCGTTGTAAATAAGGTGAGTTATCAAGTGGGGGACTTGAATAGGTTTGATGTTGTTGTGTTTCATGCGAATAAAAAAGAGGACTACGTAAAGCGAATTATCGGTTTACCTGGGGATCAAATTGAATATAAGCATGATAAACTATATATAAACGGACAATTCGTGGATGAACCTTATTTAGAAACGTATAAGAAAGAGATAGATGGACGACAACTAACAGGTGATTTTAAACTAGAAGAGTTAACGAAAGAAAAATCGGTGCCACCGGGATATATTTTTGTAGTAGGTGATAATCGCCTCGGGAGCTGGGATAGTAGACACTTTGGTTTTGTAAAAGCTGATACAGTTGTCGGTAAAGTTGATTTACGATATTGGCCAATTCAAGAGGTACAAACGAATTTTTCAAAAGGTTGA